A window from Heterodontus francisci isolate sHetFra1 chromosome 4, sHetFra1.hap1, whole genome shotgun sequence encodes these proteins:
- the ankra2 gene encoding ankyrin repeat family A protein 2, with translation MAAVVDPTTEAEPSGAGNENHSSFAEIPYIKVEPHADIHAEGGPSHNVAMGMKFVLPSRFDMNVCSRFVKSLNEEESKNIQDQVNSDLEVASVLFKAECNIHTSASPGIQVRHVYTPSVTKHFSPIKQSTTLTNKHRGNEISAAPLLLHSLSVHQLAAQGELLFLASRIEQDNLLNMQDEQGFTPLMWAAAHGQIAVVEFLLQNGGDPHLLANGRESALSLASSKGYSNIVNMLLDYGCDVNEYDWNGGTPLLYAVHGNHVKCVETLLEYGADPTVETDSGFNAMDMAVGLGFKNVQQVIEAHLLKLLLNIRE, from the exons ATGGCTGCAGTAGTGGACCCAACCACTGAAGCTGAACCCTCCGGAGCTGGAAATGAGAATCATTCCTCCTTTGCTGAAATTCCATATATCAAGGTGGAACCACATGCAGATATTCATGCAGAAGGTGGTCCTTCCCACAATGTTGCCATGGGAATGAAATTTGTCCTACCCAGTAGATTTGATATGAATGTCTGCTCTCGATTTGTGAAGTCTCTGAATGAAGAAGAGAGTAAAAACATTCAAGATCAGGTGAACTCTGACCTAGAAGTTGCCTCCGTGTTATTTAAAG CTGAGTGCAACATACACACCTCTGCTTCTCCTGGAATTCAAGTAAGACACGTCTACACGCCATCGGTGACCAAGCATTTCTCACCCATTAAACAGTCGACAACTCTGACTAACAAACATCGTGGAAATGAAATCTCTGCTGCACCTTTACTCTTGCACT CTTTGTCTGTACATCAGCTGGCAGCACAAGGGGAATTACTTTTTTTGGCGAGCCGTATAGAGCAag ACAATCTGCTAAACATGCAAGATGAGCAAGGTTTTACTCCACTGATGTGGGCAGCAGCTCATGGACAGATTGCAGTGGTGGAGTTTCTGCTACAGAAT GGAGGTGATCCACATCTTTTAGCAAATGGGAGGGAGAGTGCACTGTCTCTAGCCAGCAGTAAAGGCTACTCGAACATTGTAAACATGCTGCTGGACTATGGGTGTGATGTGAATGAATATGACTGG AATGGGGGAACTCCTTTGCTTTATGCGGTACATGGAAATCATGTGAAATGTGTGGAAACTCTGTTGG AATATGGTGCTGATCCAACTGTTGAAACTGATTCAGGATTCAATGCTATGGACATGGCTGTAGGGTTGGGTTTCAAGAATG TTCAACAGGTTATTGAGGCtcatttgctgaagttgttattgaacatCAGGGAATGA